The Salvia miltiorrhiza cultivar Shanhuang (shh) chromosome 2, IMPLAD_Smil_shh, whole genome shotgun sequence DNA window ATGttaatttcattctttttttaatataattatttcaaatGGATCGAAAAAGGCCATAAATAAAAGGGTTAATGGCCTGTAAAACCACGAACTTTGAGCGAATTCTAGTTTTAACCTCTAACAAAAGATTCTGCCTGTAAAATCACGAACTTTGAAATCTTTCTGATTTTGACTACGGGATAAATTTTCGGCCAAAAATAGGCTGAGTTGGCAGCCTGAAATCTAGCAGGGCTTAATCGACAATGACACAAAAACGACGTTGTTCTTTTAAAAAtgcaaaacgacgtcatttaacTTAAAGACAAGTAGGAAGCAATAGGATGATGTTATTGATTCCACTGAATGCcaaaataatttagaaataaatagaGTTATTATAATAATAGGATGTAAGATAATCGGATGAAAGATAAGAAAGCAATTAGAGGAAATGACCGAAATGATTCTTACTAATGACCTAAGCAATAGCCCAAGGATTCCACCGAATAGTTGAGGATTTCTTACTTGAATGCTTCCTTCAACTCTGGGGAGATTTTGGGGGAAATTATTAAAGGAACTATATTTTGAGAATTAGGGCATTTAATTAAAAGATTTTGGGGGAAATGAGTaaagaaaattgattaaaatgtCACATAAGCCGTCTGAAATTTATCCCGTAGTCAAAATCAGAAAGATTTCGAAGTTCGTGGTTTTACAGGCAGAATATTTTGTTAGAGGTTAAAACCAGAATTCGCTCAAAGTTTGTGGTTTTACAGGCCATTAaccctaaataaaataattgaacttatacataataaatacttcatccgtctacGATAAGTGTGGTGTGGTGTGGATGGgatgacacagattttaagaaaaaatattggaaGATGtgtataagagcatccgcattggtgttacatgatagcttactttataagggggggaccacatggtgtaaagaggctgcattggggttacatgatagcctacatgattttttttgttttgatttttccacttttcatttaagtttaatttcataaatttaaatcacacaattgtctttaaatttaaattgcattaattttgaaatcctaaaaattacataaaacttaataaaataaaaacaaatcctacaaataactattctggccctagaggtccgaaacgtgcccaaacatgctccatcaaatcatattggAGCGCGGCGTGCAACTGCCTATGTCGGAGAAGGGTGTCTCTTTGCACATATTCATCGAAGGAAACTGGAGTTGCTCgaccactctccgtcgagtcactgctagacgccccatgtcccgcatcgtcatctctccaattggttgctccttcaccttcgtgctccacaatcatgttgtggagaatgatgcaacacagcaTGATGTTCCAGAGGTGCTCTAGGTACCAATTCCGCGAGGGACtgcgaatgattccccaccgagcttgaaggactccaaaggcacgtAAGACCGGGGACGTTTCACACGTCCCGACTCCGGCGCCGGCTGGGCGTAGAGGTGAGCAAGCAATTAtttctgcaactctatctcCTCCATGAAAAACATACAATTGAAGGTTGTGGTCGGTCTAATTGCCACCCCATGGCCTCCCCATATTGCattgttttttttaaagctAATTATTTATTTGGCGGTCGACCAAGCAACACATTGATTGCTGTTAGAAGTGATCTAAAATAAGTTTGTAGCGTAAAGTAAATGTTATTTTTGAACTAAATCATTATCAAtaggacaaacaaaaaagaaaagtgagccATTATAAATGTGACGAAGTCATGGAGAAAATATTacgtaaataaaatatttgtttttatttatgagaGAAATGTGAAAAGGAATCATATTAGAGAGAGGGAAAATTGACGCCTAATTTGAATGTTTAATCTTGAATCATTATTCATTAGTTCCAAAATCACAATAAAAGCATGATTTGAACACAAAAATTACTTAACAAAATctcttttttagttttttttcctTAAAAGTACAcgtgtgttggtcaagcggtaagAGGTTAATGTTTAAGGCCAAAGCTCTTGAATTTGAGACCgacttttaaatttctttatttaatagccaaaatgaagcataaaacacaatttatggccacacattgaaaaaacacaaattttggtcatttttattgatttggacgtttttacccttaatgaggcggaccgggtaggatcaggcacgcgggtcgcgtgccgggtcgggttaggcacttatggcactattagtgccataagtgccaagattttactttggttttattttggatttccgatggcacttatggcactaatagtgccaaaagtgccaacgaaaatccaaaataaaaccaagtaaaatagtcattttgacacttatggcactattagtgccaacggaaattcaaaataaaactaagtaaaatggttatttgggcacttatggcactaatagtgccataagtgccatacgtgcaacacaaatacagaaacaacatcatttaaaccttaaatggaacatctaaaccctaagatggataatctaaaccctaaatggaacatctaaaccacAAATGGacaatctaaaccctaaatggaatatctaaaccctagggggaagtgtgccataagtgtcatacgtgcagcacagatcagatctgtcgatggctgaaatcgaaggaggcggagatcagatctgccaatGGAGGAGGAGGCGCAACGATCATATCAGATCCACcgtcgccgcctcatcagatcagatccaccgccgccgctgcctcatcctccgccaagcggcgcgctggagagagagagagagggagatgagaaagagagaggagagaatggcagccgctggagagagagagatggaggatctcctccatcgccgccgcctcatctTCAACTCCGATAAATTGTGCCCAAGCGGCGCgctggaaagagagagagggagatgagaaagagagaggagagagcagCAACTGCTgcccgctggagagagagagggagatgagaaagagaaaggagagagaagggtaaaatagtcatgacataataaaaatggctaaaatttatgttttttcaaatgatggacaaaatttgatgttgtatgttgaatagggccggTTGTTTCTTATTTTAATGCACTGGGATTTAGAAATTACGAATCTTCTGACAAATTCTGTCTCACACACACAATGGCGTCAACAGTTGCAGGAAGTGTTCCCTATTCATCACTCACCACTCCCAAACCCTCGGATCTAAACCCCAAAATCTACTCTCTTGCACACAATCCAAACAATCCGCCATCACCACTCAATTGCAGCAACCAATCCTTCTCCGCTCATTCCGCATTTCGTTCTCGCGTCTGCATCAACAAAAATGCTCGACCCCGCAGCCGCTTCTCGCCAATTgtctattcttcttctccaggTTAAAAATCGACGTTCCTTAATTGTTGTAGAAATGCTGGTGCTAATTGCTGTTCAACTGTTGAATTTTCTTCTGGAGTTGGGATTTAAATTGGATACGGTTAGTAGAGTGATGTAGCATTTTTCCATTAACAGAGACTATTGTATTAACTACTGAGCATACATTAGAATAGTAAGCAATACTTATTGCTTAGATATGTATAATGGCATTTATTGGACTATAAGCCTTCTTAGTTGTATGGAGCTGAATTACCTTAAAAATAGATGAACAATGATTTAGTGATAATTAAGTATGTGATTTATGTGCGAAGATAAAATAGGAACAATATAGAAAAGTTTTTAATTTCGACAGTTACTTATATGTTGTCTTAATCCATGTGAGAATATTCACTTGTTTATTTTTCCCAAATGAAGGCTCAGGCCATACATCATTGTATAGATTCATCCATTAGACTAATGTTGTTGGCGAGATCGCCGAGATGTTCTGTATTTAATAGAGAAGAAAGGGAGTATATTGAACAAGAGGAAAACTTGAATCTTTTTAGGAATTTAATGTATCCATAAAACACTGGATAAAACATAAAGGACATAGCAAGAAAAAAATAGGCGGGTGTTGCTGATGATGCCTTGTCTCTGTAGTAATGATTTAAATTGAAAACCTAGTATGTGGCATTTGAGTTAAACCCGCCACTGAGGTTATTTGGCAACTCCTCCTACCTCCTGTAGCACTTCTTTACAGATGCAAATGCCCTAATCTagttataaattcaataaaattgGATATGGTTAGCCATGGAAAGCCTGGATTTGATTCACCCTGGTTTAGCTGTAAAAAACAAAATCCGAGTCTAGCATAGTGGACATCGCAAGATTGAAAATTGTGTCTGGAAAGTTGAAAGTAGTCATGTTAATAAATGATTTAGGAAATTCCTCGATCCCTTTCACTATAATTACTACCCTACATTGACAGAAACACAGAAAATTGAAGCATCTTCTCTTAGTTCTCTACAATTCCTTTACTATGTGTTGACTGTTGTACACTGTTACACATTGTGTAATGATGTTCATGTAATGGCTTATAGTTGTAAGCTCAGAGTATTTGGAAGAACCTCAGACCAAGGTCAAATATCAAACTTCACTGAGCCTTCCTGGTTGTTCTTCCTCACTGTCATTACTCGGAACTGGTCAGTTGTGGTACCATCTACTTAAATATTTATGTGATTGCTGATATAGTTTCTGGTCATTATTTCCTGATGCTTGAGAGGCTATAACATTTGTCCTTTTGTAATACTATTAGGATACAGGGAAAAAGTGTTCGCTATTATTGGGGTGAAAGTGTACGCTGCGGGATTATATGCAAACCCATCCATCTTCAGTAAGTTAGATGCCTGGAAAAGACGTTCATCTGCAGAGTTACAAAAGGATTCATCATTATTTGATGCAATTTATCAGGGTAATTGTCATGATAACATTAATTAATGAGGAGATGATATTATTGAAGACCACTAAATACTCATTTTATGAAGTGCAGCTCCTCTCGAGAAATCACTGCATATTATCTTAGTAAGAGATCTAGATGGTAAGACATTTTGGGATGCCTTGGATGAGGCCCTTTCCCCAAGAATTAAATCACCGACTCCAGTAGATGAATCTGCACTTTCGACATTCCGAGGCATCTTTCAAGGCCGTCCTCTTCAGAAAGGAACTTCCATATTTTTGACTTGGTTGGACATGGAAAAAATGCTTGTGAGTATAATATCGCCATTAATATCATTATGCATGTGACAAGCTATCCTCTCCGTATAAAAGGTCACTGcagctgatttttttttttttttccagtctCTTCGCTAAACTTCCATTGCTAATTCATTTAACAGTtctaaattttatttgtaaatttgcAGGTTTTTGTCACACCTGAAGGAATTCCTTCTTCTGTTGATGCTACAATTGAGTCATCAAATGTTACATCTGCTCTCTTTGATGTGTTTCTTGGAGGTAATCCAGTTTCCCCATCGTTGAAAGCTTCAGCTTGTGAAGGATTGGCTGCAGCACTCAAGTAATGGAAGAAATGTGAATTTCCTGTTATTCTTTTAGCTTTGAAGGCTAGTTTATTCCTATGAACAAACTTTTATTCCCACTGAAGAGCTTGAGTTTTGACATGCATATACATATTCTTATGTATCAATCAGCCAGCCTGCTCACCATGCACTTTTTTCTATTTGAAATACAAGCACAATTTCAAGTTTCTGGTTTAAATTCTTCTGGTTTTATCTGCTCTAGCATCTTCACAACTTCCGCCATAGTAGGTCTATTGGTTGGCTCTGGCTCAAGAGACATCAATGCTATGCTAAATACACTGTTAATTTCTTCAACAGGATAATCAACCAAACTGCTGTCGAGTACATATTCTTCTCTCTTATCTTGCACTACTGACTTTACCTGCAACAACGTGATATTTAGCATACTTAGTATCTGAAAGATCACAAAACCTAGAAATGGCTGTAAGATAATAGTTGAGTTTATAATGCAGGACTAGATTACTGTTTTAATAATTCAGTTACAACAGATAGTAGGATCATATCATGAAAACACAAGTTGACGGTTTCAGAATGTGATATGGTTGATACTCAATATATTGTCCTAAGATTATTTAGCTCTAAAATGTCCTTGCATAAGTATCACGATCAAAATCATTGAGAAAAGAAATATCAGTATGCATCATTGCTTGAATTTTGACGTTAGTTAAAGTTGAGAATTTTACCCAGGTGACCAGCTTAGTTCCCTCCTCGATGAATGTCTCATCTGTTGGTTTTTTCCCTGTTAGAAGCTCCAGTAATACAACTCCAAAGCTGTAGACATCTCCTTTTGCTGTGGCTTTTCCTGTATCAAAATATTCTGCAGAATATCGGAAGATCATTAGATCAATGCTTAAACAAAATCAGAGTTCAAACAACCATCCTATCATGCGTCTGAAAAGCATACCAGGAGCCAGGTATCCGAAAGTTCCTGCAGCCAATGTCGAAACATGAGTTTTATCCGGCTCCATCAAGGTAGCTAGTCCAAAATCAGACACACGAGCCTCCAAGTTATGATCCAACAGTATGTTGCTCGTCTTGATATCTCGGTGTATGATGTGAGGAATGCAATCGTGGTGGAGGTAAGATATCCCTCTTGCTGCTCCGACTGCTATTTTGTATCTTGTAGGCCAATCAAGAACCATCTTGTTCATCGACTTTCCTGCATCATCATACTGCAAGGCTCAGTCTTTATTTGCTTTAACAGCCTCCTGAATTTCACATATTCATTATTATCTGTGTGGTTTTATGGGTGTTGTGACATTTTCAGCAGTACATACCGTGAAGCACCGCGTCCAAACTGCCATTAGGCATGAGCTCGTAGATGAGAAGATTATAGTGAGGAGCAGTATAGTAACCATGAAGGGTTACTACATTCCGATGCTTGATGTCCCCCATCGCCTCCAGTTCTCTCTGAAAGCTGCGGTCTTGATCCGCAGCGCCTAACCTGTTTAGTCTCTTAACAGCAAAGGGTATGCAGTCATCAATCATCAGCTTGTAAACCGTCCCAAAGCCGCCTGATCCAATGATATCCCTGTTGCCGAGCTTCATCGTCTTCTTCAGAAACACGTCTGTTTTCAATGATTTGATCCTGGGTGATGTAAACAGCACCAGTTTCCCCCCTGTTTTCAAGACATAAAAACTCATGTTGGAATGAGAGCCATATGAGGAATGATGGAAAGAAGAGAAGCACCTCTGAAACTATCTTGGATAAGCAAGTGCCTTTGTTTCCAGCGACGGTGGCAGAGGACTGCCATGATGATCTTTGAGATGACAAAGGCAATAACAGAAATGGAGACGTATAATGCTATGTTTCTTCCCATCTGGTTTTGTGGCTGAATTGCAGCAGTATCCAATCTGTCTTTTTAATCTTCTCTACAGCCAACAGGGTGGAGAAACAAACTGTGACATGAAGATTAACTGAGTCTCAGTTCACACACACATTATacataaaactcaaaataagatattgaaaaagtgaaaataatgCATTTTGGTTCAGAAATAGGAGTGAGAAACAGCTGACAGCATGTGAATGCCCAATTAATTTGCAGACATTATTAGAAAGTGATGATGGCATCGGCATGCCCGTGTTAGACTATAATTATGTAGCATTTCGGAGCAGTGATTAGACCTTTGATTGTCTCTGACTACAAACAGCGAAATtccaataataaaattaaaataaattacgtCCGTGTAAGCAAGATGTAATTTGATTTCATGGGAAGCAAAAAATCAGCTGAACCCCACCTCACTCACCTAACCTGCGCAACCAGCTGTGTGACTTGGCATAAAATAGGAGGCCAGATTTGGCTGCTTTccacttttccttttctttatttttgtaatatgttgtgtgaatttcaaatttaaattgtgtTAAATTTGAGAAAATATGGGAagtattagagcatccgcattggggttccttgatagcctacttgatagtggttgtgttattgagtaggtagtgctgcattggggttccttgatagcctacttgataacattagttttgattttatgtttttcatttaaatttaattgctcaaatttaaataacacaatttatttcaaatttaaattgcattaattataaaatcctaaatattacataaaactttaataaaataaaaacaattcctaaaaattaactactctggccctagaggtccgaaacgtgcccaaaggtgCTCAATCAAATCATAtcggagctgagcatgtagttgtctatctcggagaaggctatcccttcgcacatattcctcgaaggacaccggtgtttgtccagcactctccgtcgaaccactgctagacgccccgtcaTCATCTCTCCAGTTGGCAGCCGCTTCAcattcgtgctccacaatcatgttgtggagaatgatgcaacacaacatgatgtccttcaagtgctctacgtaccaattgcgcgccggacttcgaatgattccccaccgagcttgaaggactccgaaGGCGCGTTCCACATCtttccgtgccgattcttgcatcttcttgaaccttgcctccttcggatttgttgccattgatggactcttcacgaagcaacgccactccggatatatgccaTCACACAAATAGTAGCCCATCCGGTATTCGCGCTGGTTGGCATGAAAGGCCATCGGCGCCGCAGTTCCTCCTAAGACgtcggagaagagaggagactgattcagcacattgatgtcgttgtttgaaccagcgacgccgaagaagacgtgccaaatccacaaatcgaaagaagcaacggcctccaatatcaaggtgggctctccctgatccccgcgtgtgtatgcgtcgtgccacgcctttgggcagttcttccacgcccaatgcatgcagtctaagctcccgagcatcccgggaaaacCATGTCTCGCCTCGTGCATTCGGAGTAGGCGTTGCACGTCTGTTGGCGTTGGATGGCGCAGGTAatgggctccaaaagcccgTATGACCGCCTTGCATAACTTCTTTAGGCATAGACGACCGGTTGAGTCCGCcactttgagatactcatcgaacacatccgcactaaccccggtggctaattggcggatagccgatgtgcatttctgcaaaggagaaagagaatctcgaccgagtgcatcagtgctcatatgaaagtaaatatcttcaccttgaacagcctcgacgatgcgcaagaatagctccttctgcatgcgaAATCGACGCCGGAAAAAAGTAGGGCCGTACGTTGGATTGTCGacgaagtagtcttgcataagacgtacatgggcctcttcacgatcacggtggacgtatgatCAGGGATGTTTCGCACGCGCCGGCTCCGGCGCCGGTTGGGGGCAGTATGATTGAAGcacttgtttctgcaactcaaccaactccatgaacttttcaGCGACTTCGTCGGAATCGGGCGAAGAATCATGTTCAGGTGACGACATTTTTGGAAGAACGAATATGATATTTTGGAAGAAAAATTGTAGGAGGAAGAAGGaatgagttgtgatgaatgaaagtgagttgtgatgaatgaattGTAGGTGAATGAGTTGTAGGGAGAAGTAATATTTATAGAGtgaaaagaagataaaaaaaaaggaaaattgaaaAACGGACGAAAGAGCCGTtggggaagaaaaaaaaaatttgaaaaacgGTCGAAAAAGCCgttgaaaataatattttttttttatttctggcGCGTGCAGAGCACGCGCCTTCTCGAGGATACCCGATAACTCGGGTACTCCTCGAGGACCTCCCCCCCGCATCGCACTCCTCGAAGCCGCTCCTCTCCTCGAGTACTCActcgagtacccgcgatgcgggtgctaTTATACTGTGAGAAGTTTGGTTTGGGTAAAAAATGTAGGCGACACTGGTGTGATATAACATAAAGAAGCAACCAGATGCTTTTATGTTCTATTCTGGTTACATGCAGGGGCGGAGTTACGGGGCGGTCATCAAGACTCCCTTgggatttcaaaagaaaaaaatgtgtattttttataattttataaatatattataagaaATAGAAAGATAATTTTATTTCCAGCCAGTGGCGGAACCAAGAATTTTGTTCTGGGGGCTGAACTTTTATGGGGTTGGTGGGCCCCGGGGTTTTTTTTTAGGCATTCcatacattttaggcatttttaaaatcaaaatacaagtataagagtaataataaagaacaacatttttatagattatataatttcaatacattacaaatttttttgggacattccgtacattttaggtattttttattaaaagacaagcataataataataataacaacgaacaatattttcatagattatatgctttcaatacattacaaattagtttcaatacaatacaaaaaaaatttggggcaTTTTTGTACATTTtaggtattttttattaaatgacaagcataatagtaataataaagaacaacattttcatagattctataatttcaatacattagaaactagtttcaatatattacaatttttttggggcattccgtatattttgagcattttttattaaaagacaagcacaataataataataataaacaacattttcataaattatataattttaaataacacaattaaccTTAAATTAAAGCTATATGAGGgaatataacaagcaaatcaGTTTTTGTAAAACAAGACTCTCTTAtaattagaaatatatatatatatatatatatatatatatatatatattttacaaaattcaaaatttgggaggggctCGCAGTGCAACCCCAAAATTTTGTCCTatattgttaggtcccggggggtctcgaataggtgtatgggggggggggggaaatacacctataggctatttttacaaaatcctcaatcagagggatctcaagatagagatctatacgaaactttacatgcaaacaaagacacctgttgactgaaaacagttttgaccaaacagggttgacgactgatactgaacgctcttcagtaaggagttatcagttaagttactggaacttaactgatgcacttatgggattcagtcgagtttgctaaaataaagatgataacactcttcctgactatcaaaagatagatcagtcagactgatatcatacgcagcggaaattaaacttagtttcgcaatagcctcggtagagcacgttgttggtcttaggtttctctttgccgttaatcagtattcagtttatcaattgaaacaacacaattaggaatgtaaaactgaaagcgataaacaacacagagacttttacgtggttcggaaaaaccctttcctacatccacggtcagttgatcaaaccaacaatccactccgcaagtgcttaataggtgcactgcaaaccaaaccgtgtgcttgctgggtgcacacaaccgtaccactgaagaaaacccttcttcagtacccacgcttcactcgcgtcagatttctcttgcttagcacaacccgcactaagactctcagagacagaaaacccttatgacctccgaatcactcaaaacactcaaatctttcttttggaaaggaggtttgaacgagtgccaactatactgcaaagaacaagttctttgtagcaagtttgaccttggcttctgggtaaacagaggtttgcctaaggtctaagagaatatatgtaatcagcagtgactgattttggttttggaattctcttcttcgattcaagctttggggaggttaagctttaggctgagtagcaatttcggcagagcttcagcttatgtcgttgaatcggtgaagattgaaattgatcctcgagcgctatttgtaggagaactcttgaatagatccgttggcgtagagcgtcctcaagatttcttccgttggagagcaattcgaatttgggctgaggcttcaatcttcgaggttccttgtctggtcaaaacggctctcttgagggacaggagatgacgtctctgataaagtaaccaccaaataggaatgacctctgcagagataagatcctgatatctctgcatttaatgcggctgtactcttgtgagtacgtggcttcctttgaacgttggaagatcagtctgaggaagaatgatcaactgatacttgactttagtatcagtctgtggcacgcattaaataatcagttccaaactgattcttcaaatgatacttcagttggtatcttcagtcttcagtcttcagtccttcgttcttcagtcttcagtcttcagtcttccgaaccgcatactaaacttgaaacgaactctaacacttgagttcaaaaactgttctagtctattacaattaagacctatgaattttggtatcatcaaaacaaggattaggatattccacagggttcccaacatatatatatattaaatatatttagccTAATATTTACATAGTTCAATTTTAGCCCAGTCCAACtatcgaaaaaaataaataaaaaaatctttcaacataaaaataaaaattaatttattcttgtagaagatagatttttttttaaaaaaaatatagatgtAGTTTTTTATATTCTTTCAATTATAATGGTATAATTTGCAGGGGTAGCATTAGTATAtgttattgaatcaatagaaagaaaataattatttattatagtcgGTGATcaaattctaatcttaagtccattaaaattctacttacacataaaaataaattgtacaGACTGCTTGAAAAATTTGGCTCGGGGGCTACCACCTCTGAACCCTCGTTCAATACCTTCGAGTTCAACCCCCCTATCGATAAATCTTGAATCCGCCCCTGTTTCCAGCATTATCAAGTtaatgtattttacactgtgaTTAACATGTAAATTTTAGAGTTGAATCGATGTTTAATAAGGTGAATACataattaattcaatattaatGAAGGGAGTCTTTTGTAGCCAAGAAAAATCGAGTCTTTTCCTAGGGCCGGGTGTTACCACAACTATGGGTAAAGCTTTGCAGCGGGAGCTGGGTTTCTTGATTGGTAGACTCCCGGTCACTTATCTGGGAGTGCTGCTCTTCATTGGTTGTCCTAGGGCGAGTCATTTTGCTGGTATTAAAGATCGGATTCTGCAAAAATTCGACAGTTGGCAAGGAAGGCAACTCTCAATGGCAGGTCGTCTCTGCCTGGTTAAATCGAAGATTCGAAGTTCTATTGTGCATTCTATGATGACTTTTCGCTGGCCTAAATCTCTTTTGCAGGAGATTgacaaaaaatgaataaattttatttggacAGTTCGAATCAACAAATGTCCTTTATGTTCGATGAGCTGGAATCGGCTTACTGCCCTCACGGAGGAGGGGGGCTTAGGCATCCGTTCATTCACTACGATGAACAAGTCTTTCCTGTTGAAGTATGCGTGGAAACTTATCAAAGGAGAGGATTGGGCGTACAAAATTTTACGCACACGCTACCTTACACGTTTTGGTTATGATAAACCAAAGATCGCTGCCTCTTCGGTATGGATCGGCCTTAAACATGAAATCTCGGAGTTGGTGGACGATTCTTATGCTTATGTGGGTTCGGGTGACTACGCTCTATTTTGGGTCAACAACTGGATAGGTTATCGATTGATTGATAAGCTTGCTATTCCATCGTACATGCATAGCTATCTTACTTAATCTGTTGCAGACTACTTCTACGACAGGGTATGGCATTTCACGGCAAAATTTATTGAGGCCTATTTTGACATTGTTCTCGACATTTTACTTCTGCCAGTGGGTAATGAGGCTGACAATAGGTTTTGGAAGCCTTCCCTCAAAGGTGAGGTGTCGGCGG harbors:
- the LOC131012135 gene encoding fatty-acid-binding protein 3, chloroplastic-like, translated to MASTVAGSVPYSSLTTPKPSDLNPKIYSLAHNPNNPPSPLNCSNQSFSAHSAFRSRVCINKNARPRSRFSPIVYSSSPVVSSEYLEEPQTKVKYQTSLSLPGCSSSLSLLGTGYREKVFAIIGVKVYAAGLYANPSIFSKLDAWKRRSSAELQKDSSLFDAIYQAPLEKSLHIILVRDLDGKTFWDALDEALSPRIKSPTPVDESALSTFRGIFQGRPLQKGTSIFLTWLDMEKMLVFVTPEGIPSSVDATIESSNVTSALFDVFLGGNPVSPSLKASACEGLAAALK
- the LOC131012134 gene encoding receptor-like serine/threonine-protein kinase At1g78530, which produces MGRNIALYVSISVIAFVISKIIMAVLCHRRWKQRHLLIQDSFRGGKLVLFTSPRIKSLKTDVFLKKTMKLGNRDIIGSGGFGTVYKLMIDDCIPFAVKRLNRLGAADQDRSFQRELEAMGDIKHRNVVTLHGYYTAPHYNLLIYELMPNGSLDAVLHGKSMNKMVLDWPTRYKIAVGAARGISYLHHDCIPHIIHRDIKTSNILLDHNLEARVSDFGLATLMEPDKTHVSTLAAGTFGYLAPEYFDTGKATAKGDVYSFGVVLLELLTGKKPTDETFIEEGTKLVTWVKSVVQDKREEYVLDSSLVDYPVEEINSVFSIALMSLEPEPTNRPTMAEVVKMLEQIKPEEFKPET